From the genome of Aspergillus oryzae RIB40 DNA, chromosome 4:
CGCAGAATGGTTGCGCGACTCCACAAACCAATTGTCCGGCTACCAGGCTCTAGCCATGAAAGATAAGAACCTGCACAACCTCATCCTAGGAGCCATCAACACGCAGGCTGAATTCGTCATCCAATCCCCATACTGCAACGCCTTCCAGCCGCCTCCACCCAGCGGTATCCAAGCCACGGACAACGGCCAAGACGACAAGGTCCACCCGGCATACGAACCGTCCGTCGTATTCGAATGCAAGTACGAGCTCGACTCCCTAGCCAACTTCCTCGCCCTGGGGACCGAATTCTACGAAAACACAGGTTCAACCGAGTTTCTCACAGACAGGTGGTATCTCGCCCTGGACACCCTCCTGAAAGTCCTAGACGCGCAATCACAGCCAACCTTCAACAATGACCAATTCGTCACAAACCAGTACACATTCCAGCGCACCACCACCCTAGGCACAGAAACCCTCAACCTAGCCGGCGTCGGCAACCCCCTGAACCACGGAACTGGGCTCATCCGCAGCGCATTCCGGCCTAGCGACGACGCAACCATcctcggcttcttcatcccgCCTAACGCCATGATGGCTgtccagctgaagaagacggcAGAGGTGCTCCGCAAAGCAGGCGGCAAAGCCGACCTGGCGCAACAGCTCCAAGATCGAGGTGAGAATCTTGACAAGGCTGTCCGCGAACACGGCATTGTCAATCACCCCACGTTTGGTGACGTCTTTGCGTTCGAAGTCGACGGTTACGGATCCCGGATTCTTATGGATGACGCTAATgttccttctctcctttcgCTCCCCGTCTTGGGCTACGTCGACAAGGATGACAAGGTCTATCAGAATACCAGGAAGATGGTCCTCAGTCAGGACGGTAACCCGTATTATCTGACTGGATCTGCTTTCCATGGTATTGGTGGTCCTCATAGTatgtctctcctttccccccctcaTCATACTGAGAGACAATTTCTAACAAAAGCTATACAGTCGGCCTTCAAAACGCCTGGCCTATGTCCCTTCTCATCCAGGCCCAAACCTCCGACTCGGATGCCGAGATTATCGAGTGTATCAATCTTGTCCGGAACTCGAGTCTCCTGGGTCTCGTGCACGAGTCTATCAATGTTAATAATATTGAAAAGTATACCAGGCCGTGGTTTGCATGGGCGAACTCGGTCTTTGCTCAGACTATTTTGAAGGTTGCAAAGGAAAGGCCGCATTTGATCTTTGGGGAGGGGGCGAAGCCGTATGTCATTGAGTGAGTGGTTGTTTGGTCTCTTGGTAGGTTATACCCTGGTCTtgttcttattcttattcttagTGTTACTATGGCATAAGTACTTAATATGAGGGGTGTATATATGGTACTACAGTGGAATGAGGTATACTGCAAATTGAAGGACTCGGGGTTTGATGTAAATGTATCAAGGCCGCAAGAGCGTATAGATAGCCTTAGAGTATGCCTTAATAACGTATGTAATTGACCATGTCATATGTAGTATATGCTATAAAGGGTGTTTGTACAGTAGTATTAAATCAATACTCGTCTCAGGCCTTCCGTGCCACCCAACACTCTTCTTCCCGTCACAGGACACCTGCCCTTCCCACTTTCCCATTTCCCTTCCCTACTCTGACCCTGGCCATcacctttcttctcatcGCTACCctttgcttcatcatcttcagactCATCCTCCCCCGCGGCGCCTGCGCCCTCCCCATTCATGAAGTCAATTTGTCTTTGATGCTCCCCGTTAAGCCAATGGAAGACACAGACATAACAAAAGACATACCCTGTCTGGCATGCAGTTGGATTTGCCAGCTGGTTGAGACAGATGGGACAGGTAGATGCCGCGTCCGAATCCggcggtggaagaggaacagtAAAGATAGGTAAGTATGAAGTAGCCGAGATCGGCGGTTGGATGCGTTTGCGAGAAGATTTCAGGGCCGATTTGCGCGTCGGCGAGTCgggttcttgtttttttttctccttctcttcggcgagcttctttctctctgaTGGGAGGACCATTCCGTTTGTGACTGGAGCCGGTAGGTCCAGGACTTCGGTTGCTTTGCGGGCTAGTTGGCGCGAGAAGTCGCTCGCGTGCCACCATTCGAGGAACTTCAGGGCGAAAATAGATGCGGGGAGGAAGTATCGTAGAGATGTTAGGAGTTGAGGGTAGAGGTTCTGGGGGCTCAGTAGGCCTAGCAGACCGGAGCCTGGGCGGGAGCGTCCCCGGCCACCGGGGCCAGCGGCTGGCTTCGCTTCCAGCATGTCTGCAATGGCCTTGTGGTCGGCACCGCCCAAACGGCGAATCCGGGTGCCGATGAgccaaaggaaaggagaagaatatttAGTGTTGTCAAATAGGTAGGCTAGATTGAACGCCAGGATAGAGAAGTAGTAAGCGGCGTTGACGGACGGGTATACGTTTCGAAGGAACCACTTGTAGTAATGGACCAATCGCTGCCGAATGGTTGGGTTGGGCGGGAGGTCATCATTAGGGTCATATCGGGGGCCGCCACTCATGATCAGCGACGCCTGGGGTGCGGCGTGGATATCGTAGCCTTCGTCTAATTTGCGCTTGAGGTACGGGATACCGACCATGATGAGCAGGTTCTTCCACACATCTGAGGAGCGCAGTTTAAGTGTCTCACGGACAGGCCCTGGAGCGCCGAGCTGGGCGCGTGGGATTTCGCCATTCTTGGTCAGGAGAACGCGCTCACGCTTGAGAGAGTAGAAGTTCTCGGTGAAAGAGCCTCCAAAATTGCGGAGATAGTACCGCTCAACTAACAAAGATAGAAGTGCGTAGATCTCATCGTAAGAGTTCAGTATCCGCAGAAGATACCGAGGATGGCGGTGAGTGGCAACCGCGAGGATATATCGAATGGATGGAGGTAGAAGGTCTGACAGTTGCTGTTCGGCGAGGAGTTCTTTGCGCTATCAGCCGGTGGTCGTCGGAACCGTTAGAGCATTGCAACTTACCGAAAAGAGACGGCTTGAGCTCGTCAAATTCCTGTTGAAGACTGGGTAAATATTCCATAGCGAGGATATCGGCTagtcatcctcctcctaaTGCTGAATTGATTGTTGTTTGGAATAGCAGAGGATGCGGAGATGAGTCGGATGCAGTGCTTGACCCGGACGGCGTTTGGGGCGGATTGAGCCGAGGCTTATCGGCATGTGCATTGGCCCTTATCGTAGTTCCCAATATGGTAAGTGCCATCAAATTGTCAGTATACCAGGGTTTGTTATTATACAAGACTATTAAAATACAATGATTATATCCATTTCCAATGTTCCAACAGCACCCCAAGAATGCATTAGTGTCCAACACAGCCAAGATGATCATAGGCTAGATATTTCTTTGGCACTCGTTCCATATTCGCGCCAAGTCACTTGTAGCTCCACTCGCCGCGCTTTGTTCAATATCCGGGTCTGCCACAACAAGGCATTGTTTTACATGCTGCAGGAGCCGCCCCTGCAGAGGAATGGGAGTTTCCTCCCGGGCCATCATGGGCACCCATGTTGACAGGCAGTCTCGAGCGCGAAGCTCATCGCCTAATTCGGCATGTAGCTGGAAGAGCATCTCATAGTCTGCACCGGTACGTGGGCTATTAGTCAGAGGCAATTTGCGCCACAACTTCCAGAATCCATTATAGTCCTGATTTTGAAAGAGCGTTGCCATGAGAACGCGGGAGTGGTCGGCGTCAAAAGGTAGGTCAAGGGTCTTTATAATACGTGAGATTCGTTGCGCCACTTCAGGGGATGCGGTACTAGTCGCTCTATGTAGCATGTTTAACACTTTCATATTCAAAACATTTGTACCACGAAGGGAGAGATGTTCCAAAACCCGAACAGCAAGTTCTCTGTCCGAGTCTGGCGAAAACGACCCACTATTGCGGTCATCTGGGGGCGACTCCGTCAACAATGTCGAGACAACGTCGAAGCTAAGATCGTCAGAGACATGATACCCTGAAGCAGTGCATCTCATGAACGCAGTCCATAACCCTTCTTTACTGTAGGCCGGGTGTTGTCGGGAAATAGCCATGCATAGGAGTTTGACCCGGGCTACAGTTGATTCCTCTGCAGACAGGGTCGACAAACGGTTAAAGAaaagttgaagaaagagggtCGAGCCTTGGTCTTCTGGACCAGTTCCCAGCTCGTGTCGAGCGGCCTCACTTGGCAAGCCTTCAAGATATTGGAATAAGGAGTATGTAGAAATACCAGCACTAAAAACATCTCCATGAGCAAGGCGTCCGCTTGGTGGTTCCGATGCCATAAGCCTTGCTACACTGTCGACATTTTCTCTACCGTTTGGATGGCCGGTAGGTCGGGTGCTGTGGAACTGCCTCTTCTGCTCGAATAGGAGGCTTACTGTTGACCTGTGGACTTTTCCAGATTCACGGTCAGATGATGGTAGATATATCGAGTTGGAATCACGAACCTCTTCAGGAGGTGCATTACGAGTGACCTCGGAAtacttttgtttctctcgtTCGGCGCGGTCTAGGGCTCCTTGCCATAGGCTTTCAAGGTCGACTTCggccctcttctcctccgtgAAGATCTGCACGACAATCCTCGTACCCCTGCCGACCTTGCCAAATCCTTCGAAAGTTTCGTCTTTCTCCAGTACAGGGCTTTCCTCCACAACGCCGGCATTCACACATATCCAGCCGGTGGTAATTCCATCATCCTTGTCGTCGAACATGACGCCCGAGCGGCTTGCAAGTCTAGCTCGACGGGCTTTGCGTCGCAACTTGATCTTAAGCTCATTTCGACCCAGTAGCCCATCTGCATATGGGGATAACTTGTAATTGCTCCTCAGCCAGCGACAGAGACGGTCTGCCGAAACGTTCAGATGCTTCACACTTCTGGCCGTTCCAATGATCATAATGACATTTGCGCCAAGAGCAGGAGGTGTTTCCAGACCCCGTAAGTCAATCAGCTTAAGTTCATCTA
Proteins encoded in this window:
- the pex12 gene encoding ubiquitin-protein ligase peroxin 12 (predicted E3 ubiquitin ligase involved in peroxisome organization), translated to MHLLKSLQQEFDELKPSLFELLAEQQLSDLLPPSIRYILAVATHRHPRYLLRILNSYDEIYALLSLLVERYYLRNFGGSFTENFYSLKRERVLLTKNGEIPRAQLGAPGPVRETLKLRSSDVWKNLLIMVGIPYLKRKLDEGYDIHAAPQASLIMSGGPRYDPNDDLPPNPTIRQRLVHYYKWFLRNVYPSVNAAYYFSILAFNLAYLFDNTKYSSPFLWLIGTRIRRLGGADHKAIADMLEAKPAAGPGGRGRSRPGSGLLGLLSPQNLYPQLLTSLRYFLPASIFALKFLEWWHASDFSRQLARKATEVLDLPAPVTNGMVLPSERKKLAEEKEKKKQEPDSPTRKSALKSSRKRIQPPISATSYLPIFTVPLPPPDSDAASTCPICLNQLANPTACQTGYVFCYVCVFHWLNGEHQRQIDFMNGEGAGAAGEDESEDDEAKGSDEKKGDGQGQSREGKWESGKGRCPVTGRRVLGGTEGLRRVLI
- a CDS encoding glycoside hydrolase family 125 protein (uncharacterized conserved protein) translates to MTRSSAALIVALAACWNAQGSAGLRDDPAILRRACPDYLTYSTAPHPPYSGGPLNLPFQRPAQECRTFSSPAVEQVIEDITSRIEDKDLAQLFKNAFPNTLDTTIRWHTDGTSAQPSRRAKRAGSQWNGPQTFVVTGDINAEWLRDSTNQLSGYQALAMKDKNLHNLILGAINTQAEFVIQSPYCNAFQPPPPSGIQATDNGQDDKVHPAYEPSVVFECKYELDSLANFLALGTEFYENTGSTEFLTDRWYLALDTLLKVLDAQSQPTFNNDQFVTNQYTFQRTTTLGTETLNLAGVGNPLNHGTGLIRSAFRPSDDATILGFFIPPNAMMAVQLKKTAEVLRKAGGKADLAQQLQDRGENLDKAVREHGIVNHPTFGDVFAFEVDGYGSRILMDDANVPSLLSLPVLGYVDKDDKVYQNTRKMVLSQDGNPYYLTGSAFHGIGGPHIGLQNAWPMSLLIQAQTSDSDAEIIECINLVRNSSLLGLVHESINVNNIEKYTRPWFAWANSVFAQTILKVAKERPHLIFGEGAKPYVIE